A single genomic interval of Oryctolagus cuniculus chromosome 19, mOryCun1.1, whole genome shotgun sequence harbors:
- the HIRIP3 gene encoding HIRA-interacting protein 3 isoform X2, translated as MQVDEGGTREDKLDLTGKAKRSPTPCSDSERKRPRFNSGSEPSSAASSPDCFGRPAENGMSGAEGGPGKEEAESPGPTSKAAESSDDQEQQEDPGAEAVVEASSEEEEEEGRVGTREACEEEEEEEPKGRTRKKAVAKSKQAAGKASARRKQAREESEDELAPRAAKKGAQSPQDSGRESGEGEGEGEDWKQQSRSSRGKRPAPEERRLTGDSGEGQIHGSAGRGGGSGSDGSDDEPLARRSKARAQGQDGDEARTAESPAAGAAGGEDSDLEREGSDSEAGGSLKERKNRSSKKSSKRGRPRSSSSSSDGSPEPKGGKAGAASRGEDHPAVTRLKRYIRACGAHRNYKKLLGSCRSHKERLSVLRAELEALGMKGNPSLEKCRALKEQREAAAEVASLDVANIISGSGRPRRRTAWNPTAAAPGELYRRTLDSEEEGPRLAPTDWSHMRGIISSDGDST; from the exons ATGCAG GTGGACGAAGGCGGTACCAGGGAAGACAAGCTCGACCTTACCGGGAAGGCGAAGAGGTCTCCCACCCCCTGCAGCGACTCAGAGAGAAAACGGCCCCGCTTCAACTCAGGGTCAG aGCCCAGTTCTGCAGCCTCCAGCCCAGACTGCTTTGGCCGGCCAGCAGAGAACGGCATGTCGGgagcggaaggtggcccaggcaAGGAGGAGGCGGAGAGCCCAGGGCCGACCTCCAAAGCAGCAGAGAGCAGTGATGACCAAGAGCAGCAGGAAGACCCGGGCGCAGAGGCCGTCGTGGAGGCcagcagtgaggaggaggaggaggagggccgtGTCGGGACCCGCGAGGcctgtgaggaggaggaagaggaggaacccAAAGGCAGGACTAGGAAGAAAGCTGTGGCCAAAAGCAAGCAGGCAGCGGGCAAGGCCTCAGCGAGGAGGAAGCAGGCCAGGGAAGAAAGTGAGGACGAACTTGCTCCCCGGGCAGCGAAGAAGGGAGCACAGAGCCCCCAGGACAGTGGCAGGGagagcggggagggggagggggagggggaggattgGAAGCAGCAGTCCAGGAGCAGCAGAGGGAAAAGGCCGGCCCCGGAGGAGAGGAGGCTAACGGGGGACAGCGGGGAAGGGCAGATCCACGGGTCAGCCGGCCGCGGGGGCGGCAGTGGCAGTGATGGGAGTGACGATGAGCCGCTGGCGCGCAGAAGcaaggccagggcccagggccaggatGGGGACGAGGCCCGCACGGCGGAGTCCCCGGCTGCAGGCGCCGCCGGCGGGGAGGACAGCGacctggagagggaggggagcgACAGCGAGGCAGGGGGCAGCCTCAAGGAGAGGAAGAACCGCTCTTCCAAGAAGAGCTCCAAGAGAGGCAGGCCGCGGAGCTCGTCTTCCTCCTCGGACGGAAGTCCGGAGCCCAAAGGCGGGAAG GCCGGCGCGGCCAGTCGTGGTGAGGACCACCCGGCCGTGACGAGGCTGAAGCGCTACATCCGGGCCTGCGGTGCCCATCGCAACTACAAGAAGCTGCTGGGCTCCTGTCGCTCCCACAAGGAGCGCCTGAGCGTCCTCCGGGCGGAGCTGGAAGCCCTGGGCATGAAGG GTAACCCTTCCCTAGAGAAGTGCCGGGCCCTGAAGGAGCAGCGGGAGGCGGCGGCCGAGGTGGCCTCCCTGGACGTTGCCAACATCATCAGTGGTTCAG GCCGGCCACGCAGACGCACAGCTTGGAACCCCACAGCAGCTGCCCCCGGGGAGCTGTACCGCCGGACCCTGGACTCGGAGGAGGAAGGGCCCCGCCTGGCACCCACAGACTGGTCCCACATGCGCGGCATCATCAGCAGTGACGGCGACAGTACCTGA
- the HIRIP3 gene encoding HIRA-interacting protein 3 isoform X1 produces the protein MAREKEMQEFTRSFFRSRPDLSTLTHSIVRRRFLAYAGRDHLEPEEKQALKRLVEEELVKMQVDEGGTREDKLDLTGKAKRSPTPCSDSERKRPRFNSGSEPSSAASSPDCFGRPAENGMSGAEGGPGKEEAESPGPTSKAAESSDDQEQQEDPGAEAVVEASSEEEEEEGRVGTREACEEEEEEEPKGRTRKKAVAKSKQAAGKASARRKQAREESEDELAPRAAKKGAQSPQDSGRESGEGEGEGEDWKQQSRSSRGKRPAPEERRLTGDSGEGQIHGSAGRGGGSGSDGSDDEPLARRSKARAQGQDGDEARTAESPAAGAAGGEDSDLEREGSDSEAGGSLKERKNRSSKKSSKRGRPRSSSSSSDGSPEPKGGKAGAASRGEDHPAVTRLKRYIRACGAHRNYKKLLGSCRSHKERLSVLRAELEALGMKGNPSLEKCRALKEQREAAAEVASLDVANIISGSGRPRRRTAWNPTAAAPGELYRRTLDSEEEGPRLAPTDWSHMRGIISSDGDST, from the exons ATGGCGCGGGAGAAGGAGATGCAGGAGTTCACCCGCAGCTTCTTCCGAAGCCGCCCGGACCTGAG CACGCTCACGCACTCCATCGTGCGGCGGAGGTTCTTGGCTTACGCGGGTCGGGACCACCTGGAACCCGAGGAGAAGCAGGCGCTGAAGCGGTTGGTGGAGGAGGAGCTTGTGAAGATGCAG GTGGACGAAGGCGGTACCAGGGAAGACAAGCTCGACCTTACCGGGAAGGCGAAGAGGTCTCCCACCCCCTGCAGCGACTCAGAGAGAAAACGGCCCCGCTTCAACTCAGGGTCAG aGCCCAGTTCTGCAGCCTCCAGCCCAGACTGCTTTGGCCGGCCAGCAGAGAACGGCATGTCGGgagcggaaggtggcccaggcaAGGAGGAGGCGGAGAGCCCAGGGCCGACCTCCAAAGCAGCAGAGAGCAGTGATGACCAAGAGCAGCAGGAAGACCCGGGCGCAGAGGCCGTCGTGGAGGCcagcagtgaggaggaggaggaggagggccgtGTCGGGACCCGCGAGGcctgtgaggaggaggaagaggaggaacccAAAGGCAGGACTAGGAAGAAAGCTGTGGCCAAAAGCAAGCAGGCAGCGGGCAAGGCCTCAGCGAGGAGGAAGCAGGCCAGGGAAGAAAGTGAGGACGAACTTGCTCCCCGGGCAGCGAAGAAGGGAGCACAGAGCCCCCAGGACAGTGGCAGGGagagcggggagggggagggggagggggaggattgGAAGCAGCAGTCCAGGAGCAGCAGAGGGAAAAGGCCGGCCCCGGAGGAGAGGAGGCTAACGGGGGACAGCGGGGAAGGGCAGATCCACGGGTCAGCCGGCCGCGGGGGCGGCAGTGGCAGTGATGGGAGTGACGATGAGCCGCTGGCGCGCAGAAGcaaggccagggcccagggccaggatGGGGACGAGGCCCGCACGGCGGAGTCCCCGGCTGCAGGCGCCGCCGGCGGGGAGGACAGCGacctggagagggaggggagcgACAGCGAGGCAGGGGGCAGCCTCAAGGAGAGGAAGAACCGCTCTTCCAAGAAGAGCTCCAAGAGAGGCAGGCCGCGGAGCTCGTCTTCCTCCTCGGACGGAAGTCCGGAGCCCAAAGGCGGGAAG GCCGGCGCGGCCAGTCGTGGTGAGGACCACCCGGCCGTGACGAGGCTGAAGCGCTACATCCGGGCCTGCGGTGCCCATCGCAACTACAAGAAGCTGCTGGGCTCCTGTCGCTCCCACAAGGAGCGCCTGAGCGTCCTCCGGGCGGAGCTGGAAGCCCTGGGCATGAAGG GTAACCCTTCCCTAGAGAAGTGCCGGGCCCTGAAGGAGCAGCGGGAGGCGGCGGCCGAGGTGGCCTCCCTGGACGTTGCCAACATCATCAGTGGTTCAG GCCGGCCACGCAGACGCACAGCTTGGAACCCCACAGCAGCTGCCCCCGGGGAGCTGTACCGCCGGACCCTGGACTCGGAGGAGGAAGGGCCCCGCCTGGCACCCACAGACTGGTCCCACATGCGCGGCATCATCAGCAGTGACGGCGACAGTACCTGA